A region of Nitrospinota bacterium DNA encodes the following proteins:
- a CDS encoding NADH-quinone oxidoreductase subunit H, with translation MSYSAGFSLITPIFAFALSPLMVGIINRTKAAWAGRQGPPILQPYYDLAKLTEKSAVYSKTVSWVFLAGPIAGFSAMAVAAILMPFGGLPSPLAFEGDIVLLAYLMGLARLVTILAAMDTGSAFEGMGASREAFYSALAEIVFFLALCALTWQTGSISMSGILNFDGPLNGPSTALLSAALFVAALAENARIPVDDPNTHLELTMIHEVMVLDHSGPDFALIQYGQAIKLWIFSALLTQILTPHGGGTLLTLIYNINMMLAIAIFIGTVESTMARLRLVNVPQFLIGAAALSALSVILLLR, from the coding sequence ATGAGCTATTCCGCGGGCTTTTCGCTGATTACCCCAATCTTCGCGTTCGCCCTATCCCCGCTTATGGTTGGCATAATAAACAGGACCAAGGCGGCCTGGGCAGGCAGGCAGGGCCCGCCCATACTTCAACCTTATTACGACCTGGCCAAGCTCACCGAGAAGAGCGCCGTTTACAGCAAAACCGTATCCTGGGTGTTCTTGGCGGGTCCCATCGCCGGGTTTTCCGCCATGGCCGTGGCGGCAATTTTAATGCCCTTCGGGGGCCTGCCCTCGCCCTTGGCTTTTGAGGGGGACATTGTTCTGCTGGCTTACCTTATGGGGCTTGCAAGGCTTGTAACCATCCTGGCCGCCATGGACACGGGCTCCGCCTTCGAAGGGATGGGCGCAAGCCGCGAGGCTTTCTATTCGGCGTTGGCGGAGATAGTCTTCTTCCTGGCCTTATGCGCCCTTACATGGCAGACCGGCTCCATTTCCATGTCCGGCATATTGAATTTCGACGGCCCCCTTAACGGGCCATCCACGGCCCTGCTGTCGGCGGCGCTTTTCGTGGCGGCGCTGGCCGAGAACGCCAGGATCCCGGTGGACGACCCAAACACCCACCTGGAGCTGACCATGATCCACGAAGTGATGGTACTGGACCATTCCGGGCCGGACTTTGCGCTGATCCAGTATGGACAGGCCATAAAGCTTTGGATATTCTCCGCCCTGCTGACACAGATACTTACCCCCCACGGCGGGGGGACGCTGTTAACGCTGATATACAACATCAACATGATGCTGGCGATAGCCATTTTCATCGGCACGGTGGAATCCACCATGGCCCGACTAAGGCTTGTGAACGTGCCGCAGTTTCTAATCGGGGCCGCGGCGCTGTCGGCCCTGAGCGTGATTCTTCTTTTAAGGTGA
- a CDS encoding hydrogenase: protein MMNVAQIWPALMNLVFMALLISSLYLLGTSRIGALISTAGAQGVLLAVLPLFPQVGEFSYHAILLAVASGLIKGALIPWLLLYALRDANIKREVEPYVGYSLSLAMGVAFIAISFWFAAKIAGVDSDGATASFVAVAISMTLCGLFIIASRKKALTQVIGYLTLENGIYVFGVSLAAHQPFVVDMGIFLDVFVFVFVGGIVGFRINRTFDSIEQIAESEEES, encoded by the coding sequence ATGATGAACGTGGCGCAGATATGGCCGGCGCTGATGAACCTGGTGTTCATGGCCCTGCTTATATCCAGCCTTTACCTTTTGGGCACAAGCCGAATAGGCGCCCTTATCTCCACCGCCGGGGCGCAGGGTGTTCTGCTGGCCGTTTTGCCGCTGTTCCCGCAGGTTGGGGAGTTTTCGTATCACGCCATATTGCTGGCCGTGGCTTCCGGCCTGATAAAGGGGGCTCTCATACCGTGGCTTCTGCTGTACGCCCTGCGGGACGCGAACATAAAACGGGAGGTGGAGCCTTATGTGGGCTATTCGCTTTCACTGGCCATGGGGGTGGCTTTTATCGCCATTTCTTTCTGGTTCGCCGCGAAGATAGCCGGAGTGGATTCCGATGGGGCCACCGCTTCTTTCGTGGCTGTGGCCATCTCCATGACCCTTTGTGGCCTGTTCATCATCGCAAGCAGGAAGAAGGCCCTCACACAGGTTATAGGTTACCTTACGCTGGAGAACGGCATATACGTGTTCGGCGTCTCCCTGGCGGCGCACCAGCCCTTTGTGGTGGACATGGGCATTTTCCTCGACGTGTTCGTGTTCGTGTTCGTGGGGGGCATAGTGGGTTTCAGGATTAACAGGACGTTCGACAGCATAGAGCAGATCGCCGAAAGCGAGGAAGAGTCATGA
- a CDS encoding NADH dehydrogenase FAD-containing subunit, whose product MTLAIVLTPALAGVAALLINWDKARRKLLVAAAAAHSILVGSMWLEGPSRDQSLYFALDPLGLYFITITSTLFMAASIYGADYLAREDKHRRPDFEDGSLFSNQPEKFFTGFLLLFLSAMSFVAASRHLGMIWIAIECTTLVSAPLIYFHRRLPALEAMWKYLLVCSVGIALALLGVFSMATAAVKAGGPQASLSLAGLASLAGSMDHAWLKMAFIFLFVGFGTKMGLAPFHMWLPDAHGESPSMVSALLSGSLLNCAFLGILRTHQTLLAAGMADFTGPIFISFGLFSMLAAAIFIIRQEDFKKTLAYSSVEHMGILALGVGIGGAGVFGAMLHVAAHSLTKASLFMTAGNILGYFRTKNPDMVKGAIKALPVSGILWVGGFMAITGAPPFPTFISEFTILKAAVDGGYLFTAFGYLFLLAVIFIGMAVAFLPMAYGDPTAPSNFNIRTESSLSYLPPAILLLCGLTLTFYMPQAFIDTLHQTAAMLGGGL is encoded by the coding sequence ATGACGCTGGCCATTGTGCTGACTCCAGCGCTGGCCGGCGTGGCCGCCCTTCTTATCAATTGGGACAAGGCCCGCCGCAAACTGCTGGTGGCCGCCGCCGCCGCCCATTCCATCCTGGTGGGCTCCATGTGGCTGGAAGGGCCCAGCCGTGACCAGTCCCTTTATTTCGCGCTGGATCCGCTGGGATTATATTTCATCACCATCACCTCGACGCTTTTCATGGCCGCTTCCATTTACGGGGCGGACTACCTGGCGCGGGAGGATAAACACCGCCGGCCCGATTTCGAGGACGGCTCCCTTTTTTCCAACCAGCCGGAAAAGTTTTTCACGGGGTTTTTGCTTTTGTTCCTTTCGGCAATGAGCTTTGTGGCGGCCAGCAGGCACCTGGGCATGATATGGATAGCCATTGAATGCACCACGCTGGTCTCGGCGCCGCTTATCTATTTCCACCGGCGCCTTCCCGCGCTGGAGGCCATGTGGAAATACCTGCTGGTCTGCTCGGTTGGCATAGCCTTGGCCCTGCTGGGGGTTTTTTCCATGGCTACCGCCGCCGTAAAAGCGGGCGGGCCCCAGGCGTCGTTGTCTTTGGCTGGGCTTGCCAGCCTGGCCGGAAGCATGGACCACGCATGGCTGAAGATGGCGTTCATCTTCCTGTTCGTGGGGTTTGGCACAAAGATGGGTCTGGCGCCGTTCCACATGTGGCTTCCGGACGCCCACGGGGAATCCCCCTCGATGGTGTCGGCGCTTCTTTCAGGATCCCTATTAAACTGCGCGTTCCTGGGAATACTCAGGACCCATCAAACCCTGCTGGCGGCTGGCATGGCCGATTTCACCGGCCCGATTTTCATCAGCTTCGGCCTTTTCTCCATGCTGGCGGCGGCCATCTTCATAATCCGGCAGGAGGATTTTAAGAAAACCCTGGCCTACTCTTCCGTGGAGCATATGGGCATACTGGCGCTGGGGGTGGGCATTGGGGGCGCGGGCGTATTCGGCGCCATGTTGCATGTGGCGGCCCATTCGCTCACCAAGGCGTCGCTTTTCATGACCGCCGGGAACATTCTGGGTTACTTCCGCACCAAGAACCCGGACATGGTAAAAGGCGCCATAAAAGCATTGCCGGTGTCAGGTATTCTTTGGGTCGGGGGTTTTATGGCCATCACCGGAGCGCCCCCCTTCCCCACTTTCATAAGCGAATTCACAATATTAAAGGCCGCAGTGGACGGCGGATACCTCTTCACAGCCTTCGGCTACCTTTTCCTGCTGGCGGTGATATTCATCGGGATGGCCGTGGCGTTTCTACCCATGGCTTATGGCGACCCTACGGCTCCGTCCAATTTCAACATTAGGACGGAATCCAGCCTGTCTTACCTGCCCCCGGCCATTTTGCTTCTGTGCGGCCTCACGCTCACTTTCTATATGCCCCAGGCGTTTATAGACACGCTCCACCAGACGGCCGCCATGCTGGGAGGCGGGTTATGA
- a CDS encoding NADH-quinone oxidoreductase subunit C, translating into MSAQKPLIVKNGEAWPVEIIPLMPFDNFASAVLDEIAGGGRIVSMFAAPGNGARPVIYAALARDKSSDIAVLACQPGAQYRSLTPDAPQAHMFEREIYETWGIKPEGHPWLKPVRFPGKSGGRNVGVADFFRVEGEEVHEVAVGPVHAGVIEPGHFRFQCHGEKVFHLEISLGYQHRGVEASLSGGPDKTALARMETVAGDTTIGHATAYCQLVEGLMGVTAPDRGGAIRAMALEMERLANHTGDLGMLSQDIGYLPPSAFLGRLRGDFLNLTQVICGNRFGRGLVIPGGVRFGLDEKMTADVLGGLNKPGKEAMSAARLLWNKPSVLARFENTGTVSLKDCEALGLVGPTARACGADRDARRDHPVGAYASKPVTVANWGSGDVFARAMVRLLEMKNSLAYLTTLLNESPAGALTTPVGAIKPHHMAISLVEGWRGEICHAAITGPDGRFSCYKVADPSFHNWTGLAMALRGQEISDFPLCNKSFNLSYCGFDL; encoded by the coding sequence ATGAGCGCGCAAAAACCTTTAATAGTTAAAAACGGCGAGGCGTGGCCGGTGGAAATAATCCCGCTCATGCCTTTTGATAATTTCGCATCGGCGGTCCTGGATGAAATAGCCGGAGGCGGCAGGATAGTGTCCATGTTCGCCGCGCCGGGGAACGGGGCGCGCCCTGTTATTTACGCCGCGCTGGCCAGGGACAAATCCAGCGACATAGCGGTTTTGGCCTGCCAGCCTGGCGCGCAATACCGGTCCCTTACGCCCGACGCGCCGCAGGCCCACATGTTCGAGCGGGAGATATACGAAACCTGGGGTATTAAACCCGAGGGGCATCCGTGGTTAAAACCGGTCAGGTTCCCCGGCAAGAGCGGCGGACGTAACGTTGGAGTGGCGGATTTTTTCCGCGTTGAGGGGGAAGAGGTTCACGAGGTGGCCGTGGGCCCCGTTCACGCTGGTGTGATAGAGCCGGGGCATTTCCGGTTCCAGTGCCACGGCGAGAAGGTTTTCCATCTGGAAATATCATTGGGCTATCAGCATCGCGGGGTGGAGGCTTCGCTTTCGGGCGGGCCGGACAAAACCGCGCTGGCAAGGATGGAGACCGTGGCTGGAGACACCACCATAGGCCACGCCACGGCCTATTGCCAGCTGGTTGAAGGGCTCATGGGCGTTACAGCGCCGGACCGGGGGGGCGCTATCCGGGCCATGGCGCTGGAGATGGAGCGGTTAGCCAACCACACGGGCGATCTTGGAATGTTGTCGCAGGATATCGGTTATCTGCCTCCCTCGGCCTTTCTGGGCCGGTTGCGGGGGGATTTCCTTAACCTAACCCAGGTTATATGCGGAAACCGGTTTGGGAGGGGGCTTGTAATCCCGGGCGGCGTCCGGTTCGGGCTGGATGAAAAAATGACCGCCGATGTCCTTGGCGGTTTGAACAAGCCTGGCAAGGAGGCCATGAGCGCCGCCCGCCTTTTATGGAACAAACCTTCGGTTCTGGCGCGGTTTGAGAACACCGGAACGGTGTCGCTGAAAGATTGTGAGGCGCTAGGGCTGGTGGGCCCAACCGCCCGGGCCTGCGGGGCGGACAGGGACGCGCGGCGAGACCACCCGGTTGGCGCTTACGCCAGTAAACCCGTCACGGTGGCAAATTGGGGCTCCGGCGATGTTTTCGCCCGCGCCATGGTGAGGCTTTTGGAGATGAAAAACTCCTTGGCGTATCTCACCACTTTATTGAACGAATCGCCCGCTGGCGCGTTGACAACGCCTGTGGGCGCAATCAAACCCCACCACATGGCCATTTCCCTGGTGGAGGGATGGCGGGGCGAAATATGCCACGCCGCCATCACCGGGCCCGACGGCCGGTTCAGCTGTTACAAGGTTGCAGACCCTTCGTTCCATAACTGGACGGGGCTTGCCATGGCCCTGCGGGGTCAGGAAATTTCCGACTTCCCGCTGTGCAACAAAAGCTTCAACCTGTCCTATTGCGGTTTCGATTTGTAA
- a CDS encoding hydrogenase, giving the protein MIKELLERLRQGHKTTAFPKESPQMPERFRGAPALSPEKCADGCDACSKACPNGAISLEGGLKVDLGRCIFCPDCSEACASGAIRYTVDFRLAVSKRENLTVGAGGISLAQPIQEELRQIFARSLKLRQVSAGGCNGCEAEIAATGNIIFDLGRFGIQVVASPRHADGLMVTGPGTANMKLALEKTYEATPGPKIVIAVGSCALSGGPFRNLPEQSNGVEGSLPVDLYIPGCPPHPLTILDGLLRLLGRLDD; this is encoded by the coding sequence ATGATTAAAGAGCTTTTAGAACGGCTCCGGCAGGGTCATAAGACCACCGCTTTCCCCAAGGAAAGCCCCCAAATGCCCGAAAGGTTCCGGGGCGCCCCGGCGCTCTCGCCGGAAAAATGCGCCGATGGCTGCGACGCATGTTCGAAAGCCTGTCCGAACGGGGCCATAAGCCTTGAAGGGGGGTTGAAGGTGGACTTGGGGCGGTGCATATTCTGCCCGGATTGCTCCGAGGCTTGCGCCAGCGGCGCCATCCGATACACGGTGGATTTCAGGCTGGCCGTCTCTAAAAGAGAGAACCTAACCGTAGGAGCCGGGGGCATTTCCCTGGCCCAGCCCATTCAGGAGGAACTGCGGCAGATTTTCGCCCGGTCGCTGAAACTCCGCCAGGTCAGCGCCGGGGGTTGCAACGGATGCGAGGCGGAGATAGCCGCCACCGGGAATATCATTTTCGATTTGGGCCGGTTCGGTATCCAGGTGGTGGCCTCGCCCCGCCACGCCGACGGGCTTATGGTGACAGGGCCGGGAACAGCCAACATGAAACTGGCGCTGGAGAAGACCTACGAGGCCACGCCTGGCCCGAAGATAGTTATAGCCGTGGGCTCTTGCGCGTTGAGCGGCGGGCCGTTCCGGAACCTGCCGGAACAGTCCAACGGCGTTGAAGGATCGCTCCCGGTGGATCTTTACATACCAGGATGCCCGCCCCATCCGTTGACCATTCTGGATGGGCTGTTAAGGCTTTTAGGAAGATTGGACGATTAA
- a CDS encoding response regulator: MTTESDGRNNRPDCVLEDQLELLYRQLPIAIIGTWGCAALVTLVASLGGVEDRAPIIYWFALFTVLSVFRGLDRALYNNARPVEPAAKKWFNRHALGAFISGILWGSAAAYLFLMGGPVLKILVVIVPAGLVAASVPAYSPSFKGFIAYSLPALIPLAAVCFHLGGAIYMALGTSIILYVGLMSGLTFRINKMITGHMRMSMDYARLAERLSNEKNLVESLNKGLKAEVVTRRATEEALTRATAEMKSLLEFNNSILENSPAGILNLDEKLRVVYMNPELKRIIGVPEGEEYYAMGVKMSEIPTIVNAGLTWVLDRLADGAPVSLETPFTSRYGKGAFISIKGVPIMMDGAFAGAMILVVDITSAKNAEGAIIKAREAAERASRAKSEFMANISHELRTPLNSVIGMAGLALNSRSDKERVEQLEIIRSSADALLSMVDDILDFSQIESGEYRLERKSFALVNELEKAIKGPALEAQKKGLEFIVNTEPDLPGLVSGDAAALRNVIKNLAGNAVKFTERGEILVSVSTLTRGDGKKVIGFSVRDTGIGISAESLESIFESFYQVDGSCTRRRGGAGLGATMARKLVEIMGGRLWVDSAQGQGSDFKFEIPMETASEEEKPRAGLKDGLRVVALHPSAKVMASITGHLRHWGLSVAECLTMDEAMLAVNGNGRDTALIVDLGHGTERSAAMLGKLKERSPSLCVVALVTLAEASDIALKMEPGLVDAYLPKPVIHNRLYEALLRATGANRIKEEAKPAPANGGAKGSPHLNVLVAEDNPFNQKLALLILEGKGHKAHVAETGRQAVEMWREGDYDLILMDVQMPEMDGFQATATIREIEKESGARIPICAVTAHVMPGYMEKCLEAGMDDYVTKPINSDELFNKMRKLVESCAGKPHAAPPSPAPEPELGPGRKPLFDISSLRPVFSTDEIQELARVFINRGYEQIASIEKAISERDSKNLCLMAHQLKGSSSQFYALKVVAIAKELEILGHTGNFEEAAQNQFESTGEILHLRSE, encoded by the coding sequence TTGACAACGGAAAGTGACGGGCGAAACAACAGGCCCGACTGCGTTTTGGAAGACCAGTTGGAGCTTTTGTACCGTCAATTGCCGATAGCCATAATCGGCACATGGGGATGCGCCGCGCTGGTGACGCTGGTGGCCAGCCTTGGCGGCGTGGAGGACCGCGCTCCCATAATATATTGGTTCGCCCTTTTCACCGTCCTGTCCGTGTTCAGAGGGCTCGACCGGGCGCTCTATAACAACGCCAGGCCCGTGGAGCCAGCCGCGAAAAAGTGGTTTAACCGCCATGCCCTGGGAGCTTTCATTTCCGGGATCTTGTGGGGTTCGGCGGCGGCCTATCTTTTCCTGATGGGCGGGCCGGTGTTGAAAATATTGGTGGTCATTGTCCCCGCAGGCCTTGTGGCCGCTTCAGTTCCGGCCTACTCGCCTTCGTTTAAGGGGTTTATAGCTTATTCGTTACCTGCCCTGATCCCGCTTGCGGCGGTATGCTTCCATCTCGGCGGGGCCATATATATGGCGCTGGGGACTTCCATCATCTTGTACGTGGGGCTCATGTCCGGCCTGACTTTCCGCATAAACAAGATGATCACCGGCCACATGCGGATGAGTATGGACTATGCCCGGCTCGCCGAGCGGCTTTCCAACGAGAAGAACCTGGTGGAATCCCTTAACAAGGGGCTGAAAGCGGAAGTTGTCACCCGCAGGGCCACCGAAGAGGCGCTTACGCGGGCCACAGCTGAAATGAAATCCCTTCTGGAGTTCAACAACAGCATACTGGAAAACTCCCCCGCCGGTATCCTGAACCTCGACGAGAAGCTGAGGGTGGTGTACATGAACCCGGAGCTCAAGCGCATCATCGGCGTGCCGGAAGGGGAGGAGTATTACGCCATGGGGGTGAAAATGTCTGAAATCCCCACCATCGTCAACGCCGGGTTGACGTGGGTGCTGGACAGGCTTGCTGATGGGGCGCCGGTTTCACTGGAAACGCCTTTCACCAGCCGGTACGGGAAAGGGGCTTTTATTTCCATTAAGGGCGTGCCGATAATGATGGACGGCGCTTTCGCGGGGGCCATGATCCTGGTGGTGGACATCACCTCGGCCAAAAACGCCGAGGGCGCGATAATCAAGGCCCGGGAGGCGGCGGAGAGGGCCAGCCGGGCCAAGTCCGAATTCATGGCCAACATAAGCCATGAGCTTCGCACCCCGTTAAACAGCGTGATAGGCATGGCCGGCCTGGCGTTGAACTCCCGTTCCGATAAAGAGAGGGTGGAACAGCTGGAGATAATCCGCTCCTCTGCCGACGCGCTCCTCTCCATGGTGGACGACATCCTCGATTTCTCCCAGATAGAGTCCGGAGAGTACAGGCTGGAGCGCAAAAGCTTCGCGCTGGTCAACGAGCTGGAAAAGGCCATAAAGGGTCCGGCGCTGGAGGCGCAGAAGAAAGGGCTGGAATTTATAGTGAATACCGAGCCGGACCTGCCAGGGCTGGTGTCCGGCGACGCGGCGGCCCTGCGGAACGTGATAAAAAACCTGGCGGGCAACGCCGTCAAATTCACCGAGCGGGGCGAGATACTGGTGAGCGTGTCCACGCTTACCAGGGGGGACGGCAAAAAGGTTATCGGTTTTTCGGTGCGCGACACCGGCATAGGGATTTCAGCCGAGAGCCTGGAATCCATTTTCGAAAGTTTTTACCAGGTGGACGGCTCCTGCACCCGCCGCCGGGGCGGGGCGGGCCTGGGGGCCACCATGGCCCGCAAACTGGTGGAGATAATGGGCGGAAGGCTCTGGGTGGATAGCGCCCAGGGGCAGGGGAGCGATTTCAAGTTTGAGATTCCAATGGAAACGGCCTCCGAAGAGGAGAAGCCCCGGGCCGGGCTAAAAGATGGGTTGCGGGTGGTTGCGCTCCATCCTTCCGCGAAGGTGATGGCCTCCATCACCGGGCATCTGCGCCACTGGGGGCTGTCCGTGGCCGAATGCCTCACGATGGATGAAGCCATGCTTGCGGTGAACGGAAACGGGCGTGATACGGCGCTGATTGTGGATCTGGGGCATGGGACGGAGCGGAGCGCGGCTATGCTGGGAAAACTTAAAGAGCGGTCGCCATCGCTTTGTGTTGTAGCGTTGGTCACGCTCGCCGAGGCCAGCGATATAGCGTTGAAAATGGAGCCTGGCCTGGTGGACGCCTATCTGCCCAAACCGGTGATCCATAACAGGCTTTACGAAGCCCTTTTACGGGCCACCGGGGCTAACAGAATCAAAGAGGAGGCAAAACCCGCCCCCGCAAACGGCGGCGCCAAGGGGAGTCCTCATCTGAACGTGCTGGTGGCGGAAGACAACCCGTTCAACCAGAAGCTGGCCCTTTTGATACTTGAAGGCAAAGGACACAAGGCGCATGTGGCCGAGACAGGCCGCCAGGCGGTGGAGATGTGGCGCGAGGGGGATTACGACCTTATCCTGATGGATGTCCAGATGCCGGAGATGGACGGGTTCCAGGCTACGGCCACAATCCGGGAAATAGAAAAAGAATCTGGCGCCCGCATACCAATATGCGCCGTCACCGCCCATGTGATGCCAGGTTACATGGAAAAATGCCTGGAAGCGGGGATGGACGATTATGTGACCAAACCCATAAACTCCGACGAGCTGTTCAATAAAATGCGCAAGCTTGTGGAGTCCTGCGCCGGGAAACCGCATGCCGCCCCCCCCTCGCCCGCTCCGGAGCCGGAACTTGGGCCGGGCCGCAAACCATTGTTCGACATATCATCCCTGCGCCCGGTGTTTTCCACCGATGAGATCCAGGAACTGGCGCGGGTGTTCATAAATCGCGGGTATGAACAGATAGCCAGCATCGAAAAGGCCATCAGTGAGCGCGACTCCAAAAACCTCTGCCTCATGGCGCATCAGCTAAAAGGGTCTTCGTCGCAGTTTTACGCCCTCAAGGTTGTGGCCATCGCAAAGGAGCTGGAAATACTGGGGCACACGGGCAATTTTGAGGAGGCGGCGCAAAATCAGTTTGAAAGTACAGGGGAGATTCTTCACTTACGCTCAGAATGA
- a CDS encoding thermonuclease family protein, with protein sequence MRRKKSLPALIVFAILSAISLFISQQGDGSEEKAIVTRVVDGDTMVVMLKGMERKVRLLGVDTPEKDGPYTRAEPMNREASMRAAELAQGQAVTLTYGGATLTDKYDRLLAYVTLPDGRVLNEILIQEGLAEAIHKFKYTEKAKYHLLEARAKSACAGLWRYRPPCSGKGKYR encoded by the coding sequence ATGAGACGAAAGAAATCGTTACCGGCCCTTATAGTTTTCGCCATCCTGTCGGCCATAAGCCTGTTTATCAGCCAGCAGGGGGATGGAAGCGAGGAAAAAGCCATCGTGACCCGGGTGGTTGACGGCGACACCATGGTGGTGATGCTCAAGGGCATGGAAAGGAAAGTGCGCCTGCTGGGGGTGGACACGCCGGAAAAAGACGGCCCCTACACCAGGGCGGAGCCTATGAACCGGGAGGCCTCCATGCGGGCCGCCGAACTGGCCCAGGGGCAGGCCGTAACGTTGACCTATGGCGGCGCAACCTTGACAGACAAGTACGACCGCCTGTTGGCCTACGTCACCCTGCCCGACGGGAGGGTGTTGAACGAAATACTTATCCAAGAAGGGCTGGCCGAGGCGATCCACAAATTCAAATATACTGAAAAGGCGAAGTACCACCTGCTGGAGGCCCGGGCGAAATCAGCCTGCGCGGGCCTATGGCGATACCGTCCCCCATGTAGCGGCAAGGGGAAATACCGGTAA
- a CDS encoding DMT family transporter — translation MSWKRSLRQPGVLAVLGAALLFGGSAPLAKCLLSSINPWLLASLLYLGSGAGLLLYRLARQAPAGKLPPAEWPWLAGAILAGGVAAPVLLMFGLTAMPASGASLLLNAESVFTALLAWFAFRENFDKRIALGMTAIVAGAVTLSWPVEEVRFSSAWPALSVLGACLAWGIDNNLTRNVSLADATWIATIKGLAAGGVNLALALSLGAKWPPLPNLAGAMLVGWLAYGVSLVLFVVGLRHLGAARTGAYFSVAPFFGAALAIPLLGEPVSHRLLIAGSLMALGVWLHLTERHNHEHTHEGLEHEHEHIHDDHHQHGHDESAPFNAKHSHLHSHEPISHIHTHFPDMHHRHDH, via the coding sequence ATGAGCTGGAAACGGAGTTTGCGCCAACCTGGCGTACTGGCCGTTCTGGGAGCGGCGCTTTTGTTTGGCGGTAGCGCGCCGCTGGCCAAGTGTTTACTGTCCAGTATCAACCCGTGGTTGCTGGCCAGCCTGCTATATCTTGGGTCCGGGGCGGGTCTTTTACTATACCGCTTGGCGCGCCAAGCGCCAGCGGGGAAGTTACCACCCGCTGAATGGCCGTGGCTAGCGGGCGCAATTCTCGCTGGCGGCGTAGCCGCGCCGGTGCTATTGATGTTTGGACTTACCGCCATGCCCGCGTCGGGCGCATCGCTACTGCTCAACGCCGAAAGTGTATTTACAGCGCTTCTGGCATGGTTCGCCTTTCGCGAAAACTTCGATAAGCGTATCGCGTTGGGAATGACCGCCATAGTCGCCGGAGCGGTTACGCTCAGTTGGCCAGTGGAAGAAGTCAGGTTTTCCAGCGCTTGGCCAGCTTTGTCTGTTTTAGGGGCCTGTTTGGCGTGGGGTATAGATAATAACCTCACTCGTAATGTGTCACTGGCCGATGCGACATGGATCGCTACAATCAAGGGCTTGGCGGCGGGAGGCGTAAACCTGGCGCTCGCTTTATCGCTTGGCGCCAAGTGGCCGCCTTTACCCAACCTCGCGGGAGCGATGCTGGTCGGCTGGCTTGCCTATGGGGTAAGCCTGGTGTTGTTCGTTGTTGGCCTGCGTCATCTCGGAGCGGCCAGAACTGGCGCCTACTTTTCCGTAGCGCCATTCTTCGGCGCGGCGCTGGCAATTCCGCTTCTGGGCGAACCGGTCAGCCATCGGTTACTGATAGCGGGTTCGCTCATGGCGCTGGGCGTCTGGCTACACCTCACCGAACGACATAACCACGAACACACGCACGAAGGGCTGGAACACGAGCACGAGCATATTCACGATGATCATCACCAACATGGGCATGATGAGTCAGCGCCGTTCAACGCGAAACACAGCCACCTTCACAGTCACGAGCCGATATCCCATATCCACACGCATTTCCCCGACATGCATCATCGCCATGACCATTAA